From one Syngnathoides biaculeatus isolate LvHL_M chromosome 12, ASM1980259v1, whole genome shotgun sequence genomic stretch:
- the six2a gene encoding homeobox protein SIX2a, with protein sequence MSMLPTFGFTQEQVACVCEVLQQGGNIERLGRFLWSLPACEHLHKNESVLKAKAVVAFHRGNFRELYKILESHQFSAHNHPKLQQLWLKAHYIEAEKLRGRPLGAVGKYRVRRKFPLPRSIWDGEETSYCFKEKSRSVLREWYTHNPYPSPREKRELAEATGLTTTQVSNWFKNRRQRDRAAEAKERENNENSNNNNNNNNPLTSSMNGTKTLLGSSDDDKTPAGTPDHHTSPSPALLLHGSSAGGSAGGGGQLQAPLHGLAPPAGPSAIPVPGGGDSVHHHHHHLHHHHHHAMHHDTILNPMSSNLVDLGS encoded by the exons ATGTCCATGCTGCCGACTTTCGGCTTCACGCAGGAGCAAGTGGCGTGCGTGTGCGAGGTTCTGCAGCAGGGCGGCAACATCGAGCGCCTGGGCCGCTTCCTGTGGTCGCTGCCGGCCTGCGAGCACCTCCACAAGAACGAGAGCGTGCTCAAAGCCAAGGCGGTGGTGGCCTTCCACCGCGGCAACTTCCGCGAGCTCTACAAGATCCTGGAGAGCCACCAGTTCTCGGCGCACAACCACCCCAAGCTGCAGCAGCTGTGGCTCAAGGCGCACTACATCGAGGCGGAGAAGCTGCGCGGGCGGCCGCTGGGCGCCGTGGGCAAGTACCGCGTGCGTCGGAAGTTCCCCCTGCCGCGCTCCATCTGGGACGGCGAGGAGACCAGCTACTGCTTCAAGGAGAAGAGCCGCAGCGTGCTGCGCGAGTGGTACACGCACAACCCCTACCCGTCCCCGCGCGAGAAGCGGGAGCTGGCCGAGGCCACGGGACTCACCACCACGCAGGTCAGCAACTGGTTCAAGAACCGGCGGCAGCGGGACCGCGCGGCCGAGGCCAAGGAGAG GGAGAACAACGAGAActccaacaacaataacaacaacaacaatccgCTGACGTCCTCCATGAACGGAACTAAAACTCTTTTGGGGAGCTCGGACGACGACAAAACGCCCGCGGGCACGCCGGACCACCACACGTCCCCGAGCCCGGCGCTGCTGCTGCACGGGTCGTCCGCGGGCGGCTCCGCGGGTGGCGGCGGCCAGCTGCAGGCCCCCTTGCACGGCCTGGCGCCCCCGGCCGGCCCCAGCGCAATCCCGGTGCCCGGCGGCGGCGACTCTGtgcaccatcaccaccaccacctccaccaccaccaccatcacgcCATGCACCACGACACCATACTGAACCCTATGTCGTCCAACTTAGTGGACCTGGGCTCCTAG